Proteins encoded within one genomic window of Paraglaciecola psychrophila 170:
- a CDS encoding VC2046/SO_2500 family protein, which produces MLDSVNTSQPDLNASTKALLSSDYELNGTINRAASEGAKFALMVAMLEQNCMHRPHLDATKEIDQIAEVTSDLNYYRSNPLSANDAYWQTCQHTSQLIYSGQLHSAQLWLAMHPEPLSQYNKPDAINEDVIANCSVNTQTRMQQAKEKVINIDETGLYDILQELEPISTQAIYNVS; this is translated from the coding sequence TTGCTCGACTCGGTCAATACAAGTCAACCAGATCTTAATGCTAGTACCAAAGCGTTATTATCGAGTGACTATGAACTAAACGGTACAATTAATCGTGCTGCGAGTGAGGGGGCAAAATTTGCGTTAATGGTGGCGATGCTCGAACAAAACTGCATGCATCGACCTCATCTAGACGCGACAAAAGAGATAGATCAAATTGCAGAGGTTACAAGTGATCTCAATTATTATCGTAGCAATCCATTAAGCGCCAACGATGCATACTGGCAAACCTGCCAGCACACCAGTCAGTTAATCTACAGTGGCCAATTACACTCTGCTCAGCTGTGGTTAGCGATGCATCCTGAACCTTTGTCACAATACAACAAACCAGATGCCATTAATGAAGACGTTATTGCCAACTGCAGTGTGAATACCCAAACTCGTATGCAACAAGCCAAAGAAAAAGTGATTAATATAGATGAAACTGGCTTGTATGACATTTTACAGGAGCTAGAACCCATTTCTACTCAAGCAATTTATAACGTCAGCTAA